The region GTACGGAATGAGAACAATCATTCCTATATCAATAGGTTTGACAAGATATAGTGGTAAAATGTTTGCATTTATTAATCTTATATCTGCTTGGATGTGGGCTGCAATAACTATAGTACCTGCATGGTATTTTGGTGAAGAGATTCTTATTGTTTTATCTTGGATAAAAGAACATTGGTATTATGCTGCACCATTTGGTTTAATGATTGGAGGTAGTATTGTATACTATTTTCATAAAGTAACTAAGAAAAAGGAGAAAAATTTTGAAAGTTAATTTAATAGAAAATGATTTTAAAAGTGTAGAATCAGAATTAGAAATTTTTATTGTAGATGATTTAGAAAACTGTGAAGATAAAGATATATTAGAAAATATTGGTTTTGAAGAAAAAGATGAGTCTATAGCGTTTCTCCCTGAGATAGGAAGAATTTATGTTGGGTTTGAAGAACATGATTATGAAAGTATAGCTATTGCAATCTCAATTGCAATAAAAAAATTAAAAACAACAAAATTTAAAAGTGCAAAAATTGAATTAAAAGATTTAGATTTGAAAGCTTTAGTAGAGGGTACATTACTTGGAGCTTATGAGTTTAACGAATATAAATCAAAGAAAAAGAAATCTAAAAAACAAGAATTAAGTATTTGTGTCCCAAAAATTACTGATGAAATTAAAGATGTTTTTGAACAATCAAAAGTTATTTCAAAAGCAGTTAATAAAACAAGAGATATTGTAAATACTCCACCAGCTGATTGTTATCCTAAAGTTATGGCAGAGCTTGCTAAAAAAATTGCAAAAGATTCAAATCTAGAGTGTACAATTCATGGTGAAAAGTACTTAGAAAAAAATGGTATGAATGCAATGCTAAGTGTTGGTAGAGCATCTATACATGAATCAAAACTTATTCATTTAGCTTATAAACCAGAAAATGCTAAGAAAAAAGTTGTTTTAGTAGGTAAAGGTTTAACTTATGATTCGGGTGGATTATCTTTAAAGCCAGCTGACTATATGGTTACTATGAAGAGTGATAAAAGTGGTGGTAGTGCAGTATTAGGTATTATGAGTGCAGTTGCAAAACTTAATCTTCCAATTGAAATCCATGGTATTGTTGGTGCTGTTGAAAACATGATAGGTGGAGATGCCTATAAACCAGATGATGTTTTAAAAGCAAAAAATGGGAAAACTATTGAGATTAGAAATACAGATGCTGAAGGAAGACTAGTTCTTGCTGATTGTTTATGTTATGCTCAAGATGAGATTGAAGATATTGAT is a window of Halarcobacter sp. DNA encoding:
- a CDS encoding leucyl aminopeptidase codes for the protein MKVNLIENDFKSVESELEIFIVDDLENCEDKDILENIGFEEKDESIAFLPEIGRIYVGFEEHDYESIAIAISIAIKKLKTTKFKSAKIELKDLDLKALVEGTLLGAYEFNEYKSKKKKSKKQELSICVPKITDEIKDVFEQSKVISKAVNKTRDIVNTPPADCYPKVMAELAKKIAKDSNLECTIHGEKYLEKNGMNAMLSVGRASIHESKLIHLAYKPENAKKKVVLVGKGLTYDSGGLSLKPADYMVTMKSDKSGGSAVLGIMSAVAKLNLPIEIHGIVGAVENMIGGDAYKPDDVLKAKNGKTIEIRNTDAEGRLVLADCLCYAQDEIEDIDYIFDYATLTGACVVGVGEYTIGVMGNDTVLKRDIVANTLQAGEYATTLPFNRFLRKTIKSEIADICNIANTRYGGAITAGLFLDNFIYEENKDKWAHLDIAGPAFVEKAWGYNPHGASGAGVRATLQFFKNLN